The genomic region ATGAACTGAGAGGCGAACCCGGTCCTGACACATCCATCGCAAATGCTCCTCTGCACGAAAAAGCTCTGGAGCTGCGCAAGGCGGTGCTCATCGCAGTCAATCGTCATCCGTCGATCATTTCGGCGGCGTCAGCCATCGCCGAGCAGGAGGGTCGGGTCGATGTCGCCAAGGCTGGCTACTACCCGAAAATCAGCGCCGGGGTGAACTCCGGGCGCGTAAGCACCTACGGAAATGGCCAGGTAGCAACACTTTCGGTGTCGCAGATGCTGCATGATTTCGGCAAGGTCAGCGGCTCGGTTACCCAGGCCGAAGGCCAGGTGTTCAAGCAACAGGCGCTTCTGCTCAAACAGATCGACGTGATTGCCGAGCGAACCGCCGAGACCATGCTGGAGGTTCACCGCCAGCAAAGCCTGCTGAAAATCGCCAGGGATCAGGTCAAGGCGGTACAGGATGTTCTGGCAATGGTGAAGATGCGTGCCGACTCCGGCCTGACAACGCAATCGGACTATATTCAAGCCAGCACCCGACTGCAGAGCGCACAAGCCAATGCTCAACAGGTGGCGACGCTGCTGAAACAATGGCGCGCACGGTTATCGACACTGGTTGGCAATCCTCTGCCAGCCGCAGTGGCCGACCTACCTGCGGATCTGGAGCGCTCGGCGCGCCTGGACAGCGTTCCCGATTACGCGATCCTACCCGACGTCCTGGCCGCCGAAGCCGATCGCAGATCCGCCTTTGGGCAACTGGAAAACGCCAAGGCTCAACGCTATCCGACCATAGCTCTGGAGGCCTCGGCAAACCAGGCAATCACTGGCACCAACCCGAGCAACGGCGAAGAACACGGCCACTACAACACCCTGATGCTCACGGGCTCCATGCAGCTCTACCAGGGGGGCGCCGTTTCGGCACAGATCCGTGCTGCCACCGCTGCAATCGACCGCGCCGAGTCAAGCATCAACGAAGCACAACTGTCGGCTGAAGACATCCTGCTGCGCGCTCGCGAACAGGCCATCGGCGCTCGTATGCGTCTGGGCATTCTGGGCCAGCGCATGGCGACCATGACCGAAACCCGGGCACTCTACAGAGACCAGTACAGCGTAGGTACCCGCTCGGTACTCGATCTACTCAACGCCGAGCAGGAGGTGTACCAAGCCGCCGCAGACCAGGAAGCCACGCGTCACGACTTCTGGCTGGGCCTGATCACCTTCATCAATGCCGCCGGATACAGTCGCGACGCCTACGGATTGAACAACACCCCCATTCAACAGGTAGAGATTCAGCCATGACGATTGCCGCCCAGTATCAGCCCTGGCTAGAGGCAATGCTCAGCATTGCAAAGCACTACCGGATGGGTGTCTCCGAAGAGACGATCCGGGTATCCCTGGCTTGGGAACGTGGCAGTACCCCTGATGCGGTCCTGAAGCGCATGGCCGCCCAAATGGGCCTGATGCTGCGTTTCGAGACGTTTTCCGACATAGCACTCGACCCCTGGCGTTTACCGTTGGCAGTGGAGCTCTATGACGGTCAAGTCGCAATCGTCGACAAGGCCGATGCCGCCGGCAACCTGAGCGTGCTCAAAAGCGGCGATCAAGGCCTGTTTATCAGTCTGACCGTCGCCCAACTCCGTGAGCGCGCCGTGCGGGTTGCGATACTGCGACCGGAATCGTCGGTCCCCGACGCACGGGTTGACGACTACATCAAGCCCTATCAGCGCAACTGGTTCTGGCGCATTGCCCTGCGCGACTGGAAACGCTACGGCGACGTGGCACTGGCAGCGGCAGTCGCCAACATCCTGGCCCTGTCCGGCGTGATTTTTTCCATGCAGGTCTATGACCGTGTCGTACCGGCCCAATCGGAATCCACCCTATGGGTGCTGTTTCTGGGCGTGCTGTTGGCAATCGGTTTCGAGTTCATCCTGCGCATGTCGCGCTCGCGCATCGCCGACTTGATCGGAAAACGCGCCGACCTGAAGATCACCGATCTGGTCTTTGGTCATGCCTTGCGCTTGCGCAATGATGCGCGATCCAAATCCACCGGCACCTTCATCTCGCAAATCCGCGAGCTTGAACAAGTGCGCGAGCTGATTACCTCGACCACCATCAGCGCAATCACCGACCTACCGTTTGTGCTGTTGTTTCTGGTCATCCTGTACATGACCGGCGGGCCGTTGGTGTATATCGCTCTGGGCGCCCTGCCCTTGATGATCCTACCGGGCATTCTGGCTCAGAGGCCGTTAGCCCGGCTGTCGAACGAGGGCATGCGCGAGTCGGCGTTGCGCAACGCGTTGCTGGTGGAGGCCGTGCAAGGCATCGAAGACATCAAGCTGCTGCGCGCCGAGCCACGCTTCCAGAACCAGTGGAACCAGTTACATGCCGTCTCGGCGGATATTTCCATCAAGCAACGCCACATCACCAACCTGCTGATGACCTGGACCCAGGAATTACAAGGCCTGGTATATGCCGCCGTACTACTAGGCGGTTGCTATCTGGTCATGAGCGGTGACATGACGACCGGCGCGCTGGTGGCCTCCTCGATTCTTGCTTCGCGGATGATGGCGCCACTGGCGCAGATATCGAGTGTATTCGCCCGCTGGCAACAGGCTAAGGTCGCGCGTAAGGGGCTGGACGAGTTGATGAAGCGCCCGGTGGATCAACCCGAGCACTCCAAGCTGTTGAACCGTCCACTGATCCACGGTCAGTTCACTTTGAGCGGCGTGCAATTTCAATACGGCGAGAAAGACAAGGCTCCGGCGCTGGACATCAAGCACCTGAACATTCAGCCCGGTGAACGCATCGCGATCCTTGGTCGCAATGGCGCGGGTAAATCCACCTTGCT from Pseudomonas sp. GGS8 harbors:
- a CDS encoding type I secretion system permease/ATPase, giving the protein MTIAAQYQPWLEAMLSIAKHYRMGVSEETIRVSLAWERGSTPDAVLKRMAAQMGLMLRFETFSDIALDPWRLPLAVELYDGQVAIVDKADAAGNLSVLKSGDQGLFISLTVAQLRERAVRVAILRPESSVPDARVDDYIKPYQRNWFWRIALRDWKRYGDVALAAAVANILALSGVIFSMQVYDRVVPAQSESTLWVLFLGVLLAIGFEFILRMSRSRIADLIGKRADLKITDLVFGHALRLRNDARSKSTGTFISQIRELEQVRELITSTTISAITDLPFVLLFLVILYMTGGPLVYIALGALPLMILPGILAQRPLARLSNEGMRESALRNALLVEAVQGIEDIKLLRAEPRFQNQWNQLHAVSADISIKQRHITNLLMTWTQELQGLVYAAVLLGGCYLVMSGDMTTGALVASSILASRMMAPLAQISSVFARWQQAKVARKGLDELMKRPVDQPEHSKLLNRPLIHGQFTLSGVQFQYGEKDKAPALDIKHLNIQPGERIAILGRNGAGKSTLLQLLAGMHMPLRGSIKLDGLEMGLIDPADVRRDVGLLTQNSRLFFGSIRDNLTLGRPMATDDEILQALSLSGALALVQAQEGGLDYMIMEGGIGLSGGQKQALLLARTIIRQPNTVLLDEPTASLDEISEQQVLNQLAPWLEGRTLLVATHRLSVLKWVERVLVIDGGRVVMDGTKEQVLSQLGHK
- a CDS encoding TolC family outer membrane protein gives rise to the protein MQGLSSQRLADELRGEPGPDTSIANAPLHEKALELRKAVLIAVNRHPSIISAASAIAEQEGRVDVAKAGYYPKISAGVNSGRVSTYGNGQVATLSVSQMLHDFGKVSGSVTQAEGQVFKQQALLLKQIDVIAERTAETMLEVHRQQSLLKIARDQVKAVQDVLAMVKMRADSGLTTQSDYIQASTRLQSAQANAQQVATLLKQWRARLSTLVGNPLPAAVADLPADLERSARLDSVPDYAILPDVLAAEADRRSAFGQLENAKAQRYPTIALEASANQAITGTNPSNGEEHGHYNTLMLTGSMQLYQGGAVSAQIRAATAAIDRAESSINEAQLSAEDILLRAREQAIGARMRLGILGQRMATMTETRALYRDQYSVGTRSVLDLLNAEQEVYQAAADQEATRHDFWLGLITFINAAGYSRDAYGLNNTPIQQVEIQP